In Synechococcus sp. PCC 6312, one genomic interval encodes:
- a CDS encoding ribonuclease R family protein, with amino-acid sequence MELSIASLLANFSDDKLVAPKALEKKLGCEDEYSLQRLQIALDALEKIGILVKERGKYRRVVETGVIEGRLRCSSKGFCFAIQEDGAGEDIFVREHQLSTAWNGDRVLVKVTREGRRKKSPEGEVKLILERNNPSVMARIRQTEAGLRGVPLDDRLLFEIELIPSEIAPDLNALVDQLVHVEIIRYPLGGYLPLGQVVRLLGSDAQSANVVDLVCCKHDLNRPFPPALQAPSELLLASPDPELTRQDLRDLETVVIAAPGQEPEVAFSLVPIGSQTWQLGVHFADIASQVPLNSPLDREAQRRGLAVSAVGLTIPLYPPQLEVLRLIPGVDRLAFSVILTLDASGDVQAYEVQPTLIQVKHQITPEEAQTLSEKKASKGLSPILANLTQLTQALRIKRRARGSVDLTLSRQVPHLYPDEGVLGAMVTGSGLAISEITVLVNQLLGTHLQGLGLPAIYRVQLSPELYAIQDFLKLTRNLGLPLELTIPDGVNASDYQRFGTQLLSADLAPVLVESLLDTLKSPTNQLVPGPHFSLGLLNGYAQFSAPLQRYGDGFNQRVWYALFSQGRDRRSARTKETVNLRHSSCLGQVNWNVLPAESQRDLETHASEIMSQLQEREKTTFQALKDLQGLERVRQVQACIGEVRPGIITGVQSYGFFVELIEFSVEGLVHVSSLKDDWYEYRSQAQTLTGRRNRLRYRLGDRVEVQIKSVDSYRQQVDLVVISGGDQATEAELQTPGEPPEPLEENLEPDEFGEDDF; translated from the coding sequence ATGGAGCTTTCAATTGCCAGTCTGTTGGCCAACTTCAGTGATGATAAATTAGTCGCCCCTAAAGCCCTTGAAAAAAAACTCGGTTGCGAAGATGAGTACTCTCTCCAACGGTTGCAAATTGCCTTGGATGCCCTGGAAAAGATTGGCATCTTGGTCAAGGAGCGGGGTAAATATCGGCGGGTTGTCGAAACTGGGGTGATTGAAGGCCGATTACGCTGCTCCAGTAAAGGATTTTGTTTTGCGATTCAAGAAGATGGGGCGGGGGAAGATATTTTTGTCCGGGAACATCAACTCAGCACGGCCTGGAATGGGGATCGGGTGCTGGTCAAGGTGACACGGGAAGGACGGCGGAAAAAATCACCCGAGGGAGAAGTTAAACTCATCCTGGAGCGAAATAATCCTTCGGTCATGGCTCGGATTCGGCAAACGGAAGCTGGCCTGCGGGGGGTTCCCTTAGATGATCGGTTGCTCTTTGAAATCGAACTCATTCCCAGCGAGATTGCCCCGGACTTAAACGCCTTAGTGGATCAACTGGTTCATGTGGAAATTATTCGCTATCCCTTGGGGGGCTATTTACCCTTGGGGCAAGTTGTCCGGCTCCTCGGATCCGATGCTCAATCTGCAAATGTGGTGGACCTAGTCTGCTGTAAACATGATTTAAATCGCCCCTTTCCCCCTGCCCTCCAGGCCCCTTCGGAACTCCTCCTCGCCAGCCCTGATCCGGAACTAACCCGCCAAGATTTACGAGACTTAGAAACCGTTGTGATCGCTGCCCCTGGCCAAGAACCGGAAGTAGCCTTTTCCTTGGTTCCTATCGGTAGTCAGACTTGGCAGCTAGGGGTGCATTTTGCCGATATTGCCAGTCAAGTTCCCTTAAATTCCCCTTTAGATCGGGAGGCGCAACGGCGGGGTCTGGCGGTCAGTGCAGTCGGGTTAACCATTCCTCTTTATCCGCCCCAGCTTGAGGTGTTACGGCTAATTCCAGGCGTAGATCGGCTGGCATTTTCTGTGATTTTGACCCTTGATGCCAGTGGCGATGTCCAGGCCTATGAGGTTCAACCTACCCTGATCCAGGTTAAACACCAGATTACTCCTGAGGAAGCCCAGACCCTGAGCGAGAAAAAAGCCAGCAAAGGACTCAGCCCCATTCTGGCAAATTTGACCCAGCTAACCCAAGCTCTACGGATAAAACGGCGGGCACGGGGCAGTGTAGATTTGACCTTAAGTCGGCAAGTTCCCCATTTATATCCTGATGAAGGCGTGTTAGGGGCGATGGTGACGGGGTCTGGCCTGGCCATCTCGGAGATTACGGTTTTGGTCAACCAACTCCTGGGAACTCATCTACAAGGGTTGGGGCTACCGGCCATTTATCGGGTGCAACTCTCCCCAGAACTCTATGCTATCCAAGATTTTCTCAAGTTGACCCGTAACCTTGGCTTGCCCCTGGAACTGACAATTCCCGATGGGGTCAATGCTAGTGATTATCAACGGTTTGGAACTCAGCTTTTAAGTGCAGACCTGGCCCCGGTATTGGTGGAATCTCTTCTGGATACCTTGAAATCTCCCACCAATCAGCTTGTACCTGGCCCCCACTTTAGCTTGGGTCTTCTCAATGGCTATGCCCAATTTAGTGCCCCCCTGCAACGGTACGGCGATGGGTTTAATCAGCGGGTCTGGTATGCTCTCTTTAGCCAAGGTCGAGATCGCCGTTCTGCCCGAACCAAAGAAACTGTCAATTTGCGCCATAGTTCTTGTCTAGGGCAGGTGAACTGGAACGTTTTACCCGCAGAAAGTCAACGGGATTTAGAAACCCATGCCAGTGAGATCATGTCCCAACTCCAAGAGCGAGAGAAAACCACCTTCCAGGCCCTAAAAGACTTACAAGGCTTAGAGCGGGTGCGGCAAGTCCAGGCCTGTATTGGGGAAGTCCGGCCCGGGATCATTACGGGGGTTCAATCCTATGGCTTTTTCGTGGAGTTAATTGAGTTCTCAGTCGAGGGCCTTGTCCATGTCAGTTCCCTCAAAGACGACTGGTATGAGTATCGCTCCCAGGCCCAAACCTTAACTGGGCGGCGGAATCGCCTGCGCTATCGTTTAGGAGATCGCGTCGAAGTCCAGATTAAGAGTGTGGATTCCTATCGCCAGCAGGTGGACTTAGTGGTGATTAGTGGTGGGGATCAGGCCACGGAAGCCGAGTTACAAACCCCCGGTGAACCCCCAGAACCTCTGGAAGAAAACTTAGAACCCGATGAGTTTGGGGAGGACGATTTCTAG
- a CDS encoding Rieske 2Fe-2S domain-containing protein: MSGERDLYFLRNLWYYALPGQQLQPGQLLGKTLLEDPILFGRTEAGQVFAIRDLCPHRGVPLRYGRLVGTEVECPYHGWRFNPRGECTLIPGLVAEQQFNTEKICVQSYPVREVQGNIWIFMPAKPGDQPPPDLEIPMVPEFAPDCVAQAWQQFQFPCHVDYAISGLVDPQHVPFVHRAWWWRTNAPLFEKAKAFDPAPLGFTMRRHRLLKTTFFYRLLGGTPEVEISFQLPGVRIEATFTGPNTLCNLTTMTPITATQTEVTTLFYWTTPWITWLKPFLLPFVNTFVHQDLAMVAKQQEGLRYDPNLMLVGDGDAQVRWYYQVKKEFSQAQAEGRAFTNPVKSQILRWRS, encoded by the coding sequence ATGAGTGGGGAGCGTGATTTATACTTTCTCCGCAACCTTTGGTACTACGCTCTACCGGGGCAGCAGCTTCAACCCGGCCAACTCCTGGGTAAAACCCTGTTGGAAGACCCCATCTTGTTTGGCCGTACCGAAGCGGGGCAGGTTTTTGCGATTCGAGATCTCTGTCCCCACCGAGGTGTGCCTTTACGCTATGGGCGGTTAGTTGGGACGGAGGTGGAATGTCCCTATCACGGCTGGCGATTTAATCCGAGAGGAGAATGTACCCTGATTCCTGGCCTGGTGGCAGAACAGCAGTTTAATACCGAAAAAATTTGTGTTCAATCCTATCCAGTGCGGGAAGTCCAAGGGAATATTTGGATTTTTATGCCTGCCAAACCCGGAGACCAGCCCCCCCCAGATTTAGAAATTCCCATGGTTCCCGAATTTGCCCCAGATTGTGTTGCCCAGGCCTGGCAGCAGTTTCAGTTTCCTTGCCATGTGGATTATGCCATCAGTGGCTTGGTGGATCCGCAACACGTTCCCTTTGTCCATCGGGCCTGGTGGTGGCGTACCAATGCTCCCCTCTTTGAAAAAGCTAAGGCCTTTGATCCCGCTCCCTTAGGCTTTACGATGCGCCGCCATCGTCTTTTGAAAACCACCTTTTTTTATCGGCTCTTGGGGGGCACACCGGAAGTTGAAATCAGTTTTCAATTACCTGGGGTGCGGATCGAAGCCACCTTTACAGGCCCCAATACCCTGTGTAACTTAACAACCATGACTCCAATCACGGCCACCCAAACCGAAGTTACCACCCTCTTTTACTGGACAACTCCCTGGATTACTTGGCTCAAGCCGTTTTTGTTGCCCTTTGTGAATACCTTTGTCCATCAAGACTTAGCTATGGTCGCCAAGCAACAGGAGGGACTTAGGTATGACCCCAATTTAATGCTAGTTGGGGATGGAGACGCGCAAGTCCGTTGGTATTACCAAGTTAAAAAAGAGTTTTCCCAGGCTCAGGCCGAGGGGCGAGCATTTACCAACCCAGTTAAGTCCCAAATTCTACGCTGGCGGAGTTAG
- a CDS encoding amino acid ABC transporter substrate-binding protein → MAEPIPMSASLLLQPWRKITLTALLAAWTVCLVGEVKAETVLEKIQRTGVITAGTREDAVPFGFRQNGQVVGYAVDLLGLIRARAERDLQKPIRLELVPVTPSNRISLVQARTIDIECGATSRTWNRAKFVDFSVPFFLAGTQLLVKAGNPAQGPAALAGQKVGVIKGTTNEGAVLNLRPAVDVVYVPDRDAGVTAVASGKIAAFASDGVLLEGNLKVNNTAENFRIIPPVPIQSEAYACMVPPNQSGWRNLVDITLLSFMEGLVSQQPAPTQLYNRWFGPTGFVPYPEQINIQFFKGILNTQERPPR, encoded by the coding sequence ATGGCGGAACCAATACCGATGTCTGCTTCTTTATTACTACAGCCTTGGCGAAAAATTACCCTAACGGCCTTGCTCGCGGCCTGGACAGTATGCCTAGTTGGAGAAGTAAAAGCCGAGACGGTCTTGGAAAAGATTCAGCGCACAGGGGTGATCACCGCCGGGACACGGGAAGATGCGGTTCCCTTTGGCTTCAGGCAGAATGGCCAAGTGGTGGGCTATGCCGTGGACTTATTGGGGTTAATTCGGGCCCGGGCCGAACGAGATCTGCAAAAACCCATTCGCCTCGAACTGGTTCCCGTCACGCCCAGCAATCGCATTTCCCTTGTGCAAGCGCGCACAATTGATATCGAATGTGGGGCTACCTCACGCACCTGGAATCGGGCTAAGTTTGTTGATTTTTCTGTACCCTTCTTTTTAGCTGGCACACAACTGCTCGTGAAAGCTGGCAACCCGGCCCAAGGGCCTGCGGCACTGGCGGGCCAAAAAGTTGGAGTTATTAAAGGCACCACCAATGAAGGGGCAGTGCTGAATCTCCGACCCGCGGTGGATGTGGTTTATGTCCCAGATCGGGACGCGGGAGTAACAGCCGTAGCTTCAGGAAAAATTGCCGCCTTTGCCAGTGATGGGGTACTCCTGGAGGGAAATCTCAAGGTCAATAATACAGCGGAAAATTTTCGGATCATCCCGCCTGTACCCATTCAGTCAGAGGCCTATGCCTGTATGGTTCCCCCTAATCAGTCGGGGTGGCGGAATCTGGTTGATATCACCTTATTGAGCTTCATGGAGGGCCTGGTCAGCCAGCAACCCGCACCGACCCAACTCTATAACCGCTGGTTTGGGCCGACGGGTTTTGTTCCCTATCCCGAACAAATCAATATCCAGTTTTTCAAAGGGATTCTTAATACCCAGGAAAGACCCCCCCGCTAG